The Lactuca sativa cultivar Salinas chromosome 2, Lsat_Salinas_v11, whole genome shotgun sequence genome includes a window with the following:
- the LOC111889448 gene encoding uncharacterized protein LOC111889448, giving the protein MTPITKIADPNSINAKEIETNSAANPVGDTCGRCGEGADDDDEEEATVAPTKEVGNGNGIGRGGEPRMLMIIEQSCVSPKQSNTIRISNWEIGVKQKANSSESGNQRSINWSCSLAHYPSKKKSIAICSNRQSWKTVIRAGKRSNEGQWRSASADNDPSERKSKQPSGSQKRKKRKLDEEKRKADAGALDKFIHRQPIEEHIEEDVEEHIEEHIEEHVEDKEHIEVKESKEQEPVKELVDIYDPRRWEKLSSEEIKLLVQKGPKRDNSIMYGPYGKFGRRFSAALYTRTLPNLEKYWHHVTTRVKEHEISLDHLTNRNKWFDMRKRLNLNETIDKVQYEQFKKERDYWKQVLLRIIAVVKFLAKHNLAFRGSNEKLYKKGNGNFLGVIEMLEEFDPVIKEHVRRITSDGLHVHYLGHLIQNELISLLAQEIKKELIKKIKKAKYYSIILDCTPDSSHQEQMTIIVRYLTLSYNSVTVEESFLGFLNVDDTSGKGLFDITLEELKSLGLQIDDMRGQGYDNGANMKGKHQGVQKRFLDINPRAFYTPCGCHSLNLTLCDMANKCVKGKNFFGFIQRIYTIFANSTKRWEILKDNVKALSLKSLCQTRWEIRVESVKAIKLQLVDVREALLQVGEQDNDAAIASEATSLAEKELGDFEFLVSTVIWYEVLNHVNIVSKNYRETGFSKAIVEAKEIAIEMGIDPIFPQKRLIERKRRFDESSTSEEVSFTPEENFRVNYFLFIVDQAISSLETRFEQFKEYDKVFGFLFPHNLRGIEDKDLKSYCHRLEKALKFEERSDIDAEELYTELKLFETLETNEFSNPIDVLKFLKELDYFPNASIAYRILLTIPVTVASAERSFSKLKFVKSYLRSTMTQERLSGLAMISIENEILESVDYEELINQFAIKNAKRASRIVG; this is encoded by the exons CGTCAGCCCCAAGCAATCCAACACCATTCGAATCTCAAATTGGGAAATCGGTGTCAAACAAAAAGCGAACAGCAGCGAATCAGGCAATCAGCGATCGATCAATTGGTCTTGCAGTCTTGCTCATTATCCTTCAAAAAAAAAGTCGATTGCAATTTGCAGCAATCGACAATCGTGGAAGACTGTAATCAGGGCAGGGAAACGATCAAACGAAGGGCAGTGGCGCAGTGCATCAGCGGACAACGATCCATCAG AGAGGAAGTCTAAACAACCATCCGGTAGTCAAAAACGTAAAAAAAGAAAACTAGATGAAGAAAAGAGAAAGGCTGACGCCGGTGCTCTAgataagtttatccatagacaacCTATTGAAGAGCACATTGAAGAGGATGTTGAAGAGCACATTGAAGAGCACATTGAAGAGCATGTTGAAGATAAAGAGCATATAGAAGTAAAAGAGTCAAAAGAGCAAGAGCCCGTTAAAGAGCTTGTTGATATATATGATCCAAGAAGGTGGGAAAAACTTAGTTCTGAGGAGATTAAACTTTTGGTCCAGAAAGGCCCTAAAAGAGATAATAGTATTATGTATGGTCCCTACGGTAAATTTGGTAGACGGTTTTCTGCAGCTTTATATACAAGAACTTTGCCAAATTTGGAAAAGT ATTGGCACCATGTTACCACTAGGGTTAAAGAACATGAAATTTCATTGGATCATCTTACAAATAGGAATAAGTGGTTTGATATGCGTAAAAGATTGAACTTgaatgaaacaattgataaagTTCAATACGAGCAATTCAAGAAAGAAAGAGATTACTGGAAACAAGTCCTTTTGAGAATCATTGCAGTAGTGAAGTTTCTTGCTAAACATAATTTAGCATTTCGTGGATCCAATGAAAAGTTGTATAAAAAAG GTAACGGAAATTTTTTGGGTGTCATTGAAATGTTGGAAGAGTTTGACCCGGTTATCAAAGAGCATGTGCGGCGGATCACAAGTGATGGGCTTCATGTGCATTATCTTGGCCACTTAATCCAAAACGAACTAATATCTTTGCTAGCTCAAGAAATTAAAAAAGAACTTATCAAGAAGATAAAGAAAGCAAAGTACTACTCAATCATACTTGATTGTACTCCCGATTCAAGTCACCAGGAACAAATGACTATAATAGTGAGGTATTtaacattatcatataattctgTTACTGTCGAGGAGTCCTTTTTAGGTTTTTTGAATGTTGATGATACTTCTGGAAAAGGACTATTTGATATTACACTTGAGGAGTTAAAGTCTCTTGGTCTTCAAATTGATGATATGCGTGGTCAAGGCTATGATAATGGAGCAAACATGAAAGGAAAACACCAAGGAGTGCAAAAGAGATTTTTAGATATAAATCCTAGAGCATTTTACACTCCTTGTGGTTGCCATTCTCTAAATCTAACATTATGTGATATGGCTAACAAGTGTGTTAAAGGAAAGAACTTTTTTGGATTCATTCAACGCATTTATACTATATTTGCAAATTCTACTAAGAGGTGGGAAATTTTGAAAGATAATGTTAAAGCTTTGAGTCTTAAGTCATTGTGTCAAACTCGTTGGGAAATCCGGGTTGAGAGTGTAAAGGCTATTAAACTTCAACTTGTGGATGTACGGGAAGCTTTACTTCAAGTTGGAGAACAAGATAATGATGCTGCAATAGCAAGTGAAGCAACTTCACTAGCAGAAAAAGAACTTGGTGACTTTGAATTTTTGGTATCAACTGTTATTTGGTATGAAGTACTAAACCATGTGAATATTGTGAGTAAGAA TTATAGAGAAACTGGTTTTTCAAAAGCGATTGTTGAAGCTAAGGAGATTGCTATTGAAATGGGTATTGATCCAATATTTCCACAAAAGCGTTTGATTGAAAGGAAAAGAAGGTTTGATGAGAGTTCAACTAGCGAAGAAGTTTCATTTACACCTGAAGAGAATTTTAGAGTCAATTATTTCTTATTCATTGTTGATCAAGCTATTTCTTCTCTTGAGACAAGATTTGAACAATTCAAAGAGTATGACAAAgtatttggttttttatttccaCATAATTTAAGGGGAATCGAAGATAAAGATCTCAAGTCGTATTGTCATCGTCTTGAAAAAGCACTCAAATTTGAAGAAAGATCGGATATTGATGCCGAGGAACTTTATACGGAGTTGAAATTATTTGAGACATTGGAAACCAATGAATTTAGCAACCCTATAgatgttttgaagtttttgaaagaACTTGATTATTTCCCAAATGCAAGCATTGCATATAGAATATTGTTGACTATTCCAGTAACGGTTGCATCTGCAGAAAGGAGTTTTTCTAAATTGAAGTTTGTGAAATCTTATTTACGCTCCACAATGACACAAGAAAGACTTAGCGGTTTGGCAATGATATCTATCGAGAACGAAATCTTAGAGAGTGTAGACTATGAAGAGTTGATCAACCAATTTGCAATCAAAAATGCTAAGAGAGCTTCACGGATCGTCGGTTAG